From the genome of Cystobacter fuscus DSM 2262:
CCCGTGCCCACGAGCAACACCGAGTGGTGCGGCTCGATGTGCTCCAGGGCTCTCGGGGCCCAGGGCGAGCGCACGTAGTTCACGCTCTCGAAGAGGCCGCCCCCGTCCACGGGCAGGTCGGCGGGCGAGGCATTGCCCAGGGCCAGCACCACCGCGCGCGCCTCGAGCGACGGGCCCTGGGCGAGCGACACCCGGACGACGCCATCCTCCTCGGAGAGCGCCGAGACCTCGCCCCGGATCAACTCCAACACGACGCCCGGCGCCGCGGCGCGCCGGCTCTCCCGGAGGAGCGCCTCGAGGTACTGGCCATAGCGCTGGCGGGCAACGAAGTCACCCGGGTCCGTGTCGGGTTCCACCCGGCGCATCCAGCGCAGGAAGTGCTCGGGGTCATCCGGAAAGGCGCTCATCCGCCCCACCGGGACATTGAGAAGATGACTCGAATGGGAGGTGGAGTAGGCCAGCCCCGGTCCCGTGCGGGCCTCCCGCTCCACCAGCGCCACCCGCAACGGGCCGGGTGCGTTTCGCAGGAGCTGGGTCACCAGCAACGTCCCACTCGCACCGCCCCCCACCACCAGGACGTCCCACCGCCGCTCGATTTTCACCGTGGAAATTTAAGTCCCCACGGAAGGTCTCACAGCCCCCCAGGGCACCCGTGCCAGGGCAGGCTTCCGATCGACAACAAAACGCGCCCCGGCGCCCGGCTCCGTCCTCTGGTGGACCCAGGGCCCGGACCGGAGGAACGGCGCCCGCCCGCTCGTCTGTCCCCTCCACCCCTTCGTCCAGGGCCGGGGTGTGTTATCCGTCCGACGATGGATGCCTCCCCCGCCCTTCCCCTGGTCAACCTGTACGACCTGCCCCGCGCCGCCCTGGGCGAGCTGCTGGGTCGCTGGGGCTACAGCGCCCACTACCGGGATCTGCTCTGGACGGCGCTCTACCGGCAGCAGGTGGAGTCCTTCGACGCCCTCACCGGGCTGAAGCCGGAGCTGGTGGCGACGCTGCGCGAGCGCACGCTCCTGGAGCGGCCCACCACCCACCATGAGGTGTTCAGCTCGGACGGCTACACCCGGAAGCTGCTCTTGCGGCTGCGCGACGGGCAGACGGTGGAGACGGTGCTCATGCGGTTCAAGGGCCGGGCCACGGTGTGCCTGAGCACCCAGGCGGGGTGCGCCATGGGGTGCGTGTTCTGCGCCACCGGGCAGATGGGCTTCGTGCGCCACCTGTCGCCCGGGGAGATCATCGGCCAGGTGCTGCACGTCACGCGGCTGTTGCGCGAGACGAACGAGTCCCTGCGCAACGTGGTGCTCATGGGCATGGGCGAGCCCCTGCACAACTACGAGGGCACGCTCGCGGCGGTGGACATCCTGGTGGACGCGCTGGGGCTGGCGCTCGGGCCGCGCTTCATCACCCTGAGCACCGTGGGCGTGGTGCCCGGCATCCGCCGGCTCGCGGACGAGGACCGGCCGGTGCAGCTCGCGGTGAGCCTGCATGGCGCCACGGACGCGGAGCGGGGCGCGCTGGTGCCCGCGGCGCGCAAGTGGTCGCTCGCCGAGCTGATGGACGCCTGCCGCTACTACACGGACAAGCGCAAACGCCGCATCTTCTATGAGTGGGCCCTCATCTCCGGGCGCAACGACACGCCCGAGCAGGCCCACGCGCTCGGCGCGCTGCTCCAGGGCATGGACGCGCACGTCAACCTCATCCCCCTCAACCCCACGGTGGGCTACGCCGAGCAGCCCAGCGGCCCCGACTCCGTGCGCGCCTTCCAGGACATCCTCGCGGGCTACGGCCTGCCGAGCACCGTGCGCCAGCGCCGCGGCATCGACATCGACGCGGGCTGCGGCCAGCTCAAGGCCGCCGTGGAGCGCACGCGCCCTCCGCGCCAGCCCCTCGCCTCCTGATGCGGGCCCGGCGCGAGGGCCGCGATGCCCGGGCCACCCCGAGTGGCTACATCACAAGCAGCGGCGACCTGAAGGGCCTTCGCACTGCTCGAGCGTCGGGGTGCCACCCTAGCGATCCCTCAGAGGAGGTGAGTGATGAGCCACCATGACGGGTAGGTGTCTGATCGCCGACGCGGACCTGGAACTCCGCTCTGCCCTCCGCCGGTTCATCGAGCCGCGGGGGTGGGAGGCACTGGAAGCGCGCAACGCCCACGAGGCGCGAGAGCTGCTGCGTCGCGCCCGGCCGGACGTGGTGTTGCTCGAGGAGCACCTGCCAGGGAGCCCCTTGTCCGAGATGCTCCCCGAGTGGCGCGCCAGCCATCCCTCCGTCCCCCTGCTGGTGCTCTCCGCCACCCCTTCCATCGACGGCGCCGTCCAGGCCATCAAGCTCGGAGCGGAGCAGTTCGTGCCCAAGCCGGTGGAGCCACCCACTCTGTTGCGTCTGATGGAGCACGCGCTGGAGGCGCAACGCACCCGCGCCCTTCCTCCCCCGGACACGGCCGGCGGGCCCGAGCCGTTCCTGGGCGTCAGCCCGCTCATCCGCCAGTTGGAAGCCACCGTCCGCCGGTTGCTCGACAGCGATCGCGCCCTGCTGCTGCTGGGAGAAACCGGGACGGGCAAGGGCATGCTCGCCTCGTGGATCCACCTGCGCGGGCCCCGGGCGCGCGCGCCCCTGGTGCAGCTCAACTGCGCGGGCCTGGCGCCGCAGCTCCTGGAGACGGAGCTCTTCGGCCACGAGCGCGGTGCCTTCACCAGCGCCGTCCAGCGCAAGCTGGGCCTGCTCGAGGTCGCCCACAAGGGCTCCCTGTTCCTCGACGAGGTGGGCGACATGGATCCGCTCGTCCAACCCAAGCTGCTCAAGGTGCTCGAGGAGCGGCGCTTCCGGCGGCTGGGCGAGGTGGAGGAGCGCACGGTGGACATCCGGCTCATCGCCGCCACCCACCAGAACCTCGTCGAGCGCGTGCGCGCCGGGCGCTTCCGCGGCGATCTCTACTTCCGCATCAGCACCCTGCCCCTGCGCCTGCCCGCGCTGCGCGAGCGCCCCGAGGACATCCCCATCATCGCCCGGAACATGCTCGAGCGGCTCTCCGACGAATTGGGACGTCCCGGGCTCGGGCTGACGGCCGAGGCCGAGGCCGCCCTGTGTGGCTACACCTGGCCCGGCAACCTGCGCGAGTTGCGCAACGTGCTCGAGCGCGCCGCCCTCCTCTCCGCCCACCCCGTGCTGAAAACGGAGGACCTGGACTTCAACGCCGCCCTCGCGGGCATGCGCCCCGACGCGCCCACCGCGTCCCCGCCGGAGTCGGACCTCTCGCTCACCCTGCGGGAAGTCGAGCGCCGCCACATCTCCCGGGTACTCGCCTCGGAGGGAGGGCACGTCGGCCGCGCCGCCCAGCGGCTCGGCATCCCCCGCAGCTCGCTGTACCAGAAGCTCAAGAGCCTGGGCCTCTCGGCCAAAGTCTAGAATCCAGACTCAAGATCTTGGAAACCGAGCCGGGGGCAGCCGCCAGGGCCGAGTAAATTCGAACGATTGTGAACAAAAGAATCCTGGCGCGCGGATTGCTGTTGCATTCGGCCCCCATGACTCCCGAGATGGAGAAGATCCACGGCCTCTTCCTCGCCGAGGCCGAAGAGCAACTCGCCACGCTGGAACAGGGCCTGTTAGCGCTCGAGCGCACGTCTGGTTCGCCACCGCTCGCCTCCCTGCAGTGCACGCTGCACACGTTCAAGGGCGGAGCGGGCGCGGTGGGCCTCACCGCGGCGGTGGAGCTGGCGCACCTGCTGGAGGATCTGCTCACGCTGTTGGAGGCGCGGGCCGTCGTCCTGCACGCCGGGCTGGGCTCGCTGATGTTGCAGGCCGTGGACGTGCTGCGCGAGCAGGTGGGCCTCGAGCCCGCGAGCGAGTCCGCCCAGCGGCTGCCGGCCCTGGAGGTGCGGCGGCTCCTGGAGAGCACGCTCAAGGCCTCCCAGCCCGTCCAGGCGCGCGTGACGGCGCCGGAGCGGCCCGCGTCCCCGGCCGAGCCCACCGCGCACCGGGAGCACACCCTGCGCGTGGGGCTGGGGCGGCTGGACCGGATGTTGGATCTCACCGGGGAGATCGCCATCGCGCGCGGGCGGCTCGCGGAGATGCTCACGCAGGCGCACCGCTACACGCCCCAGCAACTGATGGAGGCCCACCGCGACGGGGACCGGCTCTACCTGGACCTGCAGGAGCTGGTGATGAAGGTGCGGATGGTGCCCATCGGGCGCACCTTCCAGCCCTTCGTCCGCACGGTGCGCGACCTGGGCCTCGCCATGGGCAAGCAGGTGCGCTGCGAGCTGAGCGGCGAGGACGTGGAGGTGGACACGACGATCGCCGAGCTCATCCGCGACCCCCTCACCCACCTGGTGCGCAACGCCATGGACCACGGACTGGAGACGCCCGAGGTGCGCCAGGCGCGCGGCAAGGCGCCCACCGGCACCTTGAGTCTGCGCGCCTTCCACGACGCGGGCACGCTCGTCATCCAGGTGGTGGACGACGGCACGGGCCTGGACCGCGAGCGCATCACCGCGCGAGCCCGGACGCGGGGCCTGCTGGGGCCGGAGGAGACGCCGGATGAGGGCGCGCTGCTGCGGCTCATCCTCGCGCCCGGCTTCTCCACCGCCGAGCGCATCACCGAGCTGTCCGGCCGCGGCGTGGGCATGGACGTGGTGAAGCGCAACGTGGAGTCGCTCCGGGGCACCGTGTCCGTGGACAGCCTCCCGGGCCAGGGCACCACCTTCAGTCTGCGCCTGCCGCTCACCCTCTCCATCATCGAGGGCTTCAACGTCGCGGTGGGGGGCGAGACCTACGTCATCCCCCTGCAGAACGTGCTGGAGTGCGTGGAGCTGCCCGCGGCGGAGAGCCGCCCGGGCAGTACCGGCGTCTTCCACCTGCGCGGCTCACCCCTGCCCTTCCTCCGCCTGCGCGAGCACTTCGCCCTGGGAGGCAGCACGCCCGCCCGGGAGAATCTCGTCATCATCAGCCACGAGCGCGGCCTCGCCGGCCTCGCCGTGGACACCCTGCTCGGCCAGGGCCAGACGGTCATCAAACCCCTGGGCAGGTTCTGCCAGGGACTGCCCGGACTCTCGGGCTCCACCCTGCTCGGGGACGGCAGGGTCGCCCTCATCCTCGACGTCCCCGCGCTCCTTCAGCAGGCGCTCCAGGCGGCCTCTCCCGCCGCCCTCGCCTGAGTGTTTCCCCACCCCGAATCACCCCCATCCATGACCTGGTTCTACAACCTGAAGATCTCCACCAAGCTGCTCCTCTCCTTCATCGGCCTGAGCATGCTCAACGTCGTGCTGGGTCTCTTCGCCACCCAGCAGCTCAGCAAGATGAATGACGCGACGGACGTGGTGACCGACACCTGGATGCCCAGCATCATCTACGTGTCCGCCGCGAACACCGACACCTCGGACTTCCTCATCCTCGAGCAGCAGCACATGATGTCGACCGATCCCGCGCAGATGACCGAGTTCGAGCGGCTCATGCGGCAGGAGCAGGAGGCCATCCAGAGCAGCTTCAAGAAGTACGAGCCACTCATCTCCTCCGAGAAGGAGCGGCTCCTGTACGAGGAGTTCACCCGCCTCTGGAGGGACTACCTGGAGGAACACGACCGCATCATCGAGCTGTCACGCAAGAACCCGACCCTGGACCAGCTCCAGGGCATCAACCAGGGCCGCGCGCAACAGCTCTATCAGGCTTCCTCCGACAAGCTGGATCAGCTGGCGGTGGTCATCCAGGAGTCCTCGCGCAAGGCGTCGATTGACTCGGACAACATCTACGCCGTCGCGCGGGGGTGGATCCTCTCCGTCGTGGGGGCCAGCCTGCTCGTCGGCGTGCTGCTCAGCATCCTCATCGCGCGGATCATCGCCCGGCCGCTCCACGAGGCCCTGCGGGTGGCGGATCGCATCGCCGATGGCGACCTGAGCGTGCGGGTCACCTCGGAGACCCAGGACGAGACGGGCCGGCTGCTCTCCGCCATGCAGCGCATGGTGCTCAAGCTCTCCCAGGTCATCAGCGAGGTGAGAGAGGGCGCCGGCACGCTCGCCTCCGCGTCGGCCCAGGTGTCCTCCTCCTCGCAGAGCCTGTCGCATGGCACCAACGAGCAGGCCACCAGCGTGGAGGAGACGACCGCGAGCCTGGAGCAGATGACGTCCACCATCACCCAGAACCGGGACCACAGCCGGCAGATGGAGCAGATGGCCCTTCAGGGCGCCCGGGACGCGGAGGAAGGCGGCCGGGCCGTGAAGGAGACCGTGGAGGCGATGAACTCCATCGCGGAGAAGATCACCATCATCGAGGAGATCTCCTACCAGACCAACCTGCTGGCGCTCAACGCGGCCATCGAGGCGGCGCGCGCGGGGGCCCATGGCAAGGGCTTCGCGGTGGTGGCCACCGAGGTGCGCAAGCTGGCCGAGCGCAGCCAGACGGCGGCGCGGGAGATTTCGGGGCTGGCCTCCAGCAGCGTGAAGGTGGCGTCGCGCTCGGGGCAGTTGCTCTCGGAGCTGGTGCCCTCCATCCGCAAGACGGCGGACCTGGTGCAGGAGGTGGTGGCCGCCTCGGCCGAACAGGCCACCGGCGTCACCCAGATGAACAAGGCCATGCTGCACGTGGACCAGGTCACGCAACGCAACGCCTCGGCCTCCGAGGAGCTCGCCTCCACCGCCGAGGAGCTGTCCGCCCAGGCGGAGGCGCTGCAGCAGCTCGTGTCCTTCTTCCACCTCGCCACCGAGGGTTCCGAGCGCGGCACGCGTCCCCCGGCCGCCCACCGCCCGCAGACGCACTCGCCCACCGCGGGGTTGAAGGCCGCCACGAGCGGGCTCGGCGCCGGAGCGTCCAAGCCAGCCCCCCGGGCCTCCGCCCCCGCCCACCATCCCGACGAGGATCGGGACTTCAAGCGCTTCCAGGTGTGATGATGAATGACATGAGCGAGGAGAATTCCGCCGCCACGCAGTACCTCAGCTTCATCCTCGCCGGAGAGGAGTACGCGCTCGGCATCCTGCGGGTGAAGGAGATCATCGAGTACGACACCGTCACCCGCGTTCCCGGAGCCCCGGCGTGGGTGCGCGGCGTGTTCAACCTGCGCGGCAGCGTGGTGCCGGTGGTGGACCTGACGGTGAAGCTGGGCCTGCCGCCCATCCAGCTCACGCGCCGCAGTTGCATCGTGGTGGTGGAGGTGCGGCAGGGCAACGAGGACATCGTCCTGGGCCTGCTCGCCGATGCCATCGGCCAGGTCATCGAGCTGGGGCCCGAGGACGTGGCGCCGCCGCCCGCCTTCGGCACGCAGGTGCACGTGGAGTACCTGCTGGGCATGGGCCGCGTTGGCACGGCGCGCAAGTTCATCCTGCTGCTGGACATCGACAAGGTGCTCAGCGGCCAGGAAGTGCTGTCGGCCACGGCGCTGCGGGCCCCGCCCGGGGAGGACACCGAGCGCACCACCGGGAAGGTCGCATGAAGAAGATGCTCCGGGAGGAGCCCGGGGAGTCCGTGCCCCCCGAGCCGCCGCCGCTGTCGGATCGGGAGTTCACCGGCTACCAGCAGTTCGTCTATCGCGAGGCGGGCATCTGGCTGTCGCCCGCGAAGAAGGCGCTGGTGGTGGGGCGGCTGTCGCGCCGGTTGCGCGAGCTGGGCAACCCCTCCTTCGGCACCTACCTGCGGCGGGCGGAGGAGGACAGCGCCGAGCGCGTGCGGCTGTTGGACGCGCTGTGCACGCACGAGACCCACTTCTTCCGCGAGCCCCGGCACTTCGACTTCCTGGCGCGTGACGTGCTGCCGCGCTGGCGTGCCCAGGGGGACACCGGTAGCGGCGAAGGCAAGCGGGTGCGGGTGTGGAGCGCGGGGTGCTCGACGGGCGAGGAGCCCTTCTCCCTGGCCATGGTGCTGCGCCACCACCTGCCGGCCGAGGAGGGATGGGAGATCGACATCCTCGCCACGGATCTCTCCACGCGCATCCTCGAGCAGGCCCGGCAGGCGCGCTGGCCGGTGGAGAAGGCGGTGCAGATTCCCAGGCCCTACCTGCGTGCCTACATGCTGCGCGGCGTGGGTAGCCAGGAGGCGTGGATGAAGGCGGACGCCCACCTGCGCGCGCTGGTGCGCTTCCAGCGGGTGAACCTGAACGACGAGAACGGGATGCTGGGGCGCTTCGATCTGCTCTTCTGCCGCAACGTCCTCATCTACTTCGACCCGGCCTCGAGGGCCCGGGCCGTGGAGCGGCTGCTCAACCATCTCCACCCCCAGGGAATGCTCTTCCTCGGCCACTCCGAGAGCCTGCTGGGCCTGGGCACGCGCGTGCGCGCGCTGATGCCCACCGTCTACGCGCAGCGCGCCCCCCCGGCCGGAGTGTCCGCCGCGCGAGGGTGAGACGGGATCCCTCCCTTCCGAGCGGAGCCGGCGTAGTAAAGAGGGCGTGACACATGCCCGGCCGTGCCTCCGCCCCCCATATCGTCATCGTCGGAGCAGGACCCGCGGGCTCATCGGCCGCCACCTTCCTCGCGCAGCAGGGCGCCCGGGTGACGCTGCTGGAGCGCGGCCATTTTCCCCGCGACAAGACGTGTGGGGATGGCTGCACGCCGCGCACGCTGTGGATGTTGGAGCGCCTGGGGCTCGGCACACTGGCGAGCACCGACGGGACGCCCGTGGACTCGGTGTACGCCGTGTCCCCGGGCGGCGTGGTGTGGGACGCCGCCATTCCGGCCCGCCTCTTCGGCGGCAGGGCCAGCATCATCCCCCGGGAGGTGCTCGACGAGCGGCTCGTGCGCAGGGCCGTCCAGGCGGGGGCCACCCTGCGCGAGGGCGTGCGGGTGGTGGGCCTGGAGCGCGAGGGCGACGTGCCGCGGCTGCGCTGCCTCGGGGGCGAGTCGCTGCTCGCCGACGTGGTGCTCGGATGCGACGGCTCGCCCTCGGTGATCCGCGGCGCGCTCGGGGCCCCGGGCTTCCCCGCGCACGAGTGCGCCTTCGCCATCCGCGTCTATTACGAGAACGTGCGCCTGTCACACCCCCGGGGCCTGGGCTTCTTCTGGGACGAGACGCTGCTGCCCGCCTATGGGTGGATCTTCCCGCTGCCCGGAGGCCGGGCCAACGTGGGCCTGGGCATGCGCGCGGACCAACTCGCCGCGTCCGGCGCGCGGCTGCCCGAGCTGCTCGAGCGCTTCTGCGCGAGCCCCCGCGTGGCGGCGGAGCTCGCCGGGGGCCGGCGCGTGGGGCGGCCCAAGGGACACCACCTGCCCTTCGGCTCCTCGGCCCGGCACACCACCTTCAATCAGGCGCTGCTGCTGGGGGACGCGGCCGGCTTCGTCAACCCGCTCACCGGCGAGGGCATCGAGTTCGCCCTGGAGTCCGGCGCCTTCGCCGCCGAGGCGGTGGCCGAGGCCGTGCACGCGGGAGACCTGTCGGCCCGGGGGCTCGGCGGCTACGCGCGGCGCTGGCGCACGCGCTTCCGCACCGCGTTCCGGCTCAACCGCCGACTCATGTGGGCCTTCGAGCGGCCACGGCTGTTGGATCGCGTCTTCCGCACGGCGTGCCGCGACGAGCGCACCCGCGACGAACTCATCGACGTGCTCAGCGGCGAGGCCACCCGGCTCTCGTGGCGCTTCATCGCGTCGGTGGCACTCGGACGTTGAGGCCCGGGACGCACTGTGAGTCCTTCCCCCGAGCGCCGCTACACCGCGCACCGCGTTACTGACGAGTGGTTGACGTGTGGAGGACGCGCGGGAGAACTCACCGCGAGAAGCGCTCCCCGCCCCCTTGCACCCCCTGGGAGCTGGGCACATCCTCGATCGCGATCGGCCACGACAGGAGGTGGGGAATGCTTTCCATCCATGAGCATGCGAGTCTGGAAGAGGCGAGCGTCGAGCTGTTGGAGTTCGCCCTGGATCCATCCAACTGGACGGCGGCCCTGGCAACTGGGGCGACGGTGGTGCCCGCGCAGGACGTGCAGAACCAGCGGCGCGTCGGGCCGCTGCGCGTCTACGCCGTCATCGAGGTGACGCCCTCACTGGAGGTCTTCCTGCGCGTCGCCTTCCGCGCGCCGGGCCTCACGCCGGTGAAGGCCGCGGACCACCTGGAGTCCTTCCTCAAGCGGCGCCTGCCGCTCACGCCCAACACCGAGTGGCAGGTGGAGGTGGACGAGCGCCGGTGGATCCACTTCGTGCGGCGCTACGCCTCGCCTCGTCTTCAGGCGTGAGCCTCGGCGGCAGCGGGCGTGTGCGGCCCTCCGGGGACGTGCTGGCGCCCGCCCACCACCAGGCCCTCCTTCACCTCGATGATCCAATAGCCCTCGCGCCCAGCCTGGGTGGACGAGCCCGCGCAGAAGACATGCGGCCGCTCGGCCGTGGCCGGCAGGTGGTAGCGGTGATGGATGTGGCCGTGCAGCACCGCGAAGCGCGGGCCCCGCAGCAGACGGATGAGCGCCTTCGCGTCCCGCAGCCGATGCAGGGGATGATCCGCCCCGCCTCCAGGCGTGAAGGGCGCGTGGTGCACCACCACCAGCAGGGCCCGGCCCTCCAGCCGGGGATCCGCCACCACCGCCGCGAGCCCCTCCAATTGCTCCGCGCCAATGAAGCCGGAGGCGATGCCAGGAACCACCGGGACCCGAGCGGACAGCAGACCCACCACCGCGGCATCCCGCCCCACCAGGCGCACGAAGGGGAAGGCCCCCTCGCGTTGGTGCTCGGGCAGATCGCTGTGCAAGAGCTGGCCGAAGTGCCGCGCGAAGCGGCCCGAGCGGTGGCTGCCCGGCGTGAAGACATCGTGGTTGCCGGGGATGATGGTGCACCGGCCCGGGTCCTCGGCCAGCTCGCCCAGGGCCTGACGGGCGAGCACGAACTCGGGCTCCAGCGCGTACTGGGTGACGTCACCGGAGAGGATGAAGTGATCCACGCCCCAGCGCCGCGCGTCCTGCGCGATGGTGGCGAGCGTCGCGGGCGCCCGCGCGTAGGCCTTGCGGCGCCCTCCCACGGTCTGCTCGAACATGGCGAGCCACCGCCTCCAGCCCAGGGGGCGCATGGGCAGCGACGGGTAGTCCGCCGTCATGTGGACATCGGAGCAGTGAAGAAAGCGCATCGGGTTCCATCCAGGGCACACCGGGTGGCACGGGCACGCATGCTCGCCCGCCTGAAGACGCATGCTCCCCCATCCGAGGGGCACGGCGGGTGAAAACTGCGCACGCCTCCCGGGGAGGCCAAGCTAGTCTGGCCGCCACCACGTCATGAGCCTTCGCGGACGCTTCGCGCCCAGCCCCACCGGACGCATCCACCTCGGCAATGCCCGCAGCGCGCTGCTCGGCTGGCTCCAGGCCCGCGCGGCGGGAGGCCGCTTCCTCTTGCGCATCGAGGACCTGGACCGGGCGCGCTGCCGGCCCGCCTTCCTGGACGACCTGTATCGGGATCTGACGTGGCTGGGCCTGGA
Proteins encoded in this window:
- a CDS encoding sigma-54-dependent transcriptional regulator, which codes for MTGRCLIADADLELRSALRRFIEPRGWEALEARNAHEARELLRRARPDVVLLEEHLPGSPLSEMLPEWRASHPSVPLLVLSATPSIDGAVQAIKLGAEQFVPKPVEPPTLLRLMEHALEAQRTRALPPPDTAGGPEPFLGVSPLIRQLEATVRRLLDSDRALLLLGETGTGKGMLASWIHLRGPRARAPLVQLNCAGLAPQLLETELFGHERGAFTSAVQRKLGLLEVAHKGSLFLDEVGDMDPLVQPKLLKVLEERRFRRLGEVEERTVDIRLIAATHQNLVERVRAGRFRGDLYFRISTLPLRLPALRERPEDIPIIARNMLERLSDELGRPGLGLTAEAEAALCGYTWPGNLRELRNVLERAALLSAHPVLKTEDLDFNAALAGMRPDAPTASPPESDLSLTLREVERRHISRVLASEGGHVGRAAQRLGIPRSSLYQKLKSLGLSAKV
- a CDS encoding NAD(P)/FAD-dependent oxidoreductase, which codes for MPGRASAPHIVIVGAGPAGSSAATFLAQQGARVTLLERGHFPRDKTCGDGCTPRTLWMLERLGLGTLASTDGTPVDSVYAVSPGGVVWDAAIPARLFGGRASIIPREVLDERLVRRAVQAGATLREGVRVVGLEREGDVPRLRCLGGESLLADVVLGCDGSPSVIRGALGAPGFPAHECAFAIRVYYENVRLSHPRGLGFFWDETLLPAYGWIFPLPGGRANVGLGMRADQLAASGARLPELLERFCASPRVAAELAGGRRVGRPKGHHLPFGSSARHTTFNQALLLGDAAGFVNPLTGEGIEFALESGAFAAEAVAEAVHAGDLSARGLGGYARRWRTRFRTAFRLNRRLMWAFERPRLLDRVFRTACRDERTRDELIDVLSGEATRLSWRFIASVALGR
- a CDS encoding CheR family methyltransferase encodes the protein MKKMLREEPGESVPPEPPPLSDREFTGYQQFVYREAGIWLSPAKKALVVGRLSRRLRELGNPSFGTYLRRAEEDSAERVRLLDALCTHETHFFREPRHFDFLARDVLPRWRAQGDTGSGEGKRVRVWSAGCSTGEEPFSLAMVLRHHLPAEEGWEIDILATDLSTRILEQARQARWPVEKAVQIPRPYLRAYMLRGVGSQEAWMKADAHLRALVRFQRVNLNDENGMLGRFDLLFCRNVLIYFDPASRARAVERLLNHLHPQGMLFLGHSESLLGLGTRVRALMPTVYAQRAPPAGVSAARG
- a CDS encoding methyl-accepting chemotaxis protein, encoding MTWFYNLKISTKLLLSFIGLSMLNVVLGLFATQQLSKMNDATDVVTDTWMPSIIYVSAANTDTSDFLILEQQHMMSTDPAQMTEFERLMRQEQEAIQSSFKKYEPLISSEKERLLYEEFTRLWRDYLEEHDRIIELSRKNPTLDQLQGINQGRAQQLYQASSDKLDQLAVVIQESSRKASIDSDNIYAVARGWILSVVGASLLVGVLLSILIARIIARPLHEALRVADRIADGDLSVRVTSETQDETGRLLSAMQRMVLKLSQVISEVREGAGTLASASAQVSSSSQSLSHGTNEQATSVEETTASLEQMTSTITQNRDHSRQMEQMALQGARDAEEGGRAVKETVEAMNSIAEKITIIEEISYQTNLLALNAAIEAARAGAHGKGFAVVATEVRKLAERSQTAAREISGLASSSVKVASRSGQLLSELVPSIRKTADLVQEVVAASAEQATGVTQMNKAMLHVDQVTQRNASASEELASTAEELSAQAEALQQLVSFFHLATEGSERGTRPPAAHRPQTHSPTAGLKAATSGLGAGASKPAPRASAPAHHPDEDRDFKRFQV
- the rlmN gene encoding 23S rRNA (adenine(2503)-C(2))-methyltransferase RlmN; the protein is MDASPALPLVNLYDLPRAALGELLGRWGYSAHYRDLLWTALYRQQVESFDALTGLKPELVATLRERTLLERPTTHHEVFSSDGYTRKLLLRLRDGQTVETVLMRFKGRATVCLSTQAGCAMGCVFCATGQMGFVRHLSPGEIIGQVLHVTRLLRETNESLRNVVLMGMGEPLHNYEGTLAAVDILVDALGLALGPRFITLSTVGVVPGIRRLADEDRPVQLAVSLHGATDAERGALVPAARKWSLAELMDACRYYTDKRKRRIFYEWALISGRNDTPEQAHALGALLQGMDAHVNLIPLNPTVGYAEQPSGPDSVRAFQDILAGYGLPSTVRQRRGIDIDAGCGQLKAAVERTRPPRQPLAS
- a CDS encoding chemotaxis protein CheW; translated protein: MSEENSAATQYLSFILAGEEYALGILRVKEIIEYDTVTRVPGAPAWVRGVFNLRGSVVPVVDLTVKLGLPPIQLTRRSCIVVVEVRQGNEDIVLGLLADAIGQVIELGPEDVAPPPAFGTQVHVEYLLGMGRVGTARKFILLLDIDKVLSGQEVLSATALRAPPGEDTERTTGKVA
- a CDS encoding chemotaxis protein CheA; amino-acid sequence: MTPEMEKIHGLFLAEAEEQLATLEQGLLALERTSGSPPLASLQCTLHTFKGGAGAVGLTAAVELAHLLEDLLTLLEARAVVLHAGLGSLMLQAVDVLREQVGLEPASESAQRLPALEVRRLLESTLKASQPVQARVTAPERPASPAEPTAHREHTLRVGLGRLDRMLDLTGEIAIARGRLAEMLTQAHRYTPQQLMEAHRDGDRLYLDLQELVMKVRMVPIGRTFQPFVRTVRDLGLAMGKQVRCELSGEDVEVDTTIAELIRDPLTHLVRNAMDHGLETPEVRQARGKAPTGTLSLRAFHDAGTLVIQVVDDGTGLDRERITARARTRGLLGPEETPDEGALLRLILAPGFSTAERITELSGRGVGMDVVKRNVESLRGTVSVDSLPGQGTTFSLRLPLTLSIIEGFNVAVGGETYVIPLQNVLECVELPAAESRPGSTGVFHLRGSPLPFLRLREHFALGGSTPARENLVIISHERGLAGLAVDTLLGQGQTVIKPLGRFCQGLPGLSGSTLLGDGRVALILDVPALLQQALQAASPAALA
- a CDS encoding metallophosphoesterase family protein, whose protein sequence is MRFLHCSDVHMTADYPSLPMRPLGWRRWLAMFEQTVGGRRKAYARAPATLATIAQDARRWGVDHFILSGDVTQYALEPEFVLARQALGELAEDPGRCTIIPGNHDVFTPGSHRSGRFARHFGQLLHSDLPEHQREGAFPFVRLVGRDAAVVGLLSARVPVVPGIASGFIGAEQLEGLAAVVADPRLEGRALLVVVHHAPFTPGGGADHPLHRLRDAKALIRLLRGPRFAVLHGHIHHRYHLPATAERPHVFCAGSSTQAGREGYWIIEVKEGLVVGGRQHVPGGPHTPAAAEAHA